A stretch of the Acidobacteriota bacterium genome encodes the following:
- the hslV gene encoding ATP-dependent protease subunit HslV, producing MKRPEIVGTTVLAVRRDAHVALAGDGQVTLDRLVVKGSARKVRLLAEGSVLAGFAGGAADAFALLTRFEGKLAEYPEQLERAAVELVREWRTDRALRRLEAMLIVADRNKTLLLSGTGDLIEPDDGILAIGSGGVAATAAARALLDHTELPAREIAERSLRIAAGLDIYTNDQLTIEEL from the coding sequence ATGAAACGACCGGAAATCGTTGGAACGACCGTGCTGGCGGTGCGCCGAGATGCCCACGTGGCCCTGGCCGGCGACGGCCAGGTGACCCTGGACCGGCTCGTCGTCAAGGGCAGTGCGCGGAAGGTCCGCCTCCTGGCGGAGGGCTCGGTGCTGGCGGGGTTCGCCGGCGGCGCCGCAGACGCCTTCGCACTCCTCACTCGCTTCGAGGGGAAGCTTGCCGAGTATCCCGAGCAGCTGGAACGCGCGGCGGTGGAACTGGTTCGAGAGTGGCGCACGGATCGCGCGCTGCGTCGTCTCGAGGCGATGTTGATTGTCGCCGACCGAAACAAGACGCTTCTTCTGTCGGGAACGGGAGATCTGATCGAGCCGGACGACGGGATCCTCGCCATCGGGAGTGGCGGCGTAGCGGCGACTGCCGCGGCGCGCGCCCTGTTGGATCACACCGAACTTCCGGCCAGGGAAATTGCGGAGCGCTCGCTTCGAATCGCGGCGGGGCTGGACATCTACACGAACGATCAACTCACGATCGAGGAGCTCTGA
- a CDS encoding MBL fold metallo-hydrolase — protein sequence MIRPAPVALGLLLIVCSAVLLVGCGEGPEDADRPVSGPRVLVLGTAQDGGLPHVACRCDRCEAARRDPASRRRVSSLLLETVDPPRRYLIDATPDLPEQLASLTARIEEARVDRRPLDGIFLTHAHIGHYLGLAYLGFEAMHAPGIPVHCTPRFASFLESNGPWEQLVRLENIRLMPMDDERVLEGGLRIRAIPAPHRDEYTDTVAFLIEGPTSRVLFAPDTDDWVNWEPPIESWLADVDVAILDGTFYSYDELPGRDVGSVGHPLISESIDRFSAMKGQRGEIYFTHFNHSNPVLQNGPALERLRKAGFHRLEDGSQFPL from the coding sequence ATGATCCGCCCCGCCCCGGTTGCCCTCGGCCTGCTTCTCATCGTGTGCAGTGCCGTCCTGCTCGTCGGTTGCGGCGAGGGGCCCGAGGACGCCGACCGCCCTGTTTCCGGTCCGCGGGTTCTTGTTCTCGGAACCGCCCAGGATGGCGGGTTGCCCCATGTCGCCTGTCGTTGCGATCGCTGCGAGGCGGCCCGACGAGACCCGGCGTCAAGACGCCGCGTCTCGAGTCTCCTTCTTGAAACAGTCGATCCTCCACGTCGCTACCTGATCGATGCCACGCCCGACCTCCCCGAGCAGCTGGCCTCGCTCACGGCACGAATCGAAGAGGCCCGCGTCGATCGACGACCCCTCGATGGCATCTTCCTGACCCACGCCCACATCGGACACTATCTGGGCCTGGCCTACCTCGGATTCGAGGCGATGCACGCACCGGGAATCCCCGTCCATTGCACGCCGAGGTTCGCGTCGTTCCTCGAGAGCAACGGACCGTGGGAGCAACTCGTTCGACTGGAGAACATTCGTCTCATGCCCATGGACGACGAGCGCGTGCTGGAAGGCGGTCTACGAATCCGCGCGATACCGGCACCCCATCGTGACGAGTACACCGACACCGTCGCGTTCCTGATCGAGGGCCCGACGTCACGTGTGCTCTTCGCGCCGGACACCGATGACTGGGTCAACTGGGAGCCACCCATCGAGTCGTGGTTGGCAGACGTTGACGTCGCCATCCTCGACGGAACGTTCTACTCCTACGATGAACTCCCCGGCCGCGATGTGGGCAGTGTCGGGCATCCGCTGATTTCAGAGAGCATCGATCGGTTCTCCGCGATGAAGGGTCAACGGGGCGAGATCTACTTCACACACTTCAATCATTCGAACCCGGTTCTTCAGAATGGACCGGCGTTGGAGCGGTTGCGAAAGGCGGGCTTTCATCGGCTGGAAGACGGTTCGCAGTTCCCGCTGTGA
- a CDS encoding DUF72 domain-containing protein — translation MSRSVRIGLAGWDYPDWSGVVYPARSSSRFDRLEWISRFVDVIEVNASFYRHVAASTSRSWATRVADRPDFRFTAKSHRDWTHGHEDLVESAVSETLRGLEPLSTAGRLLCILVQFPQRFHRTEENRRRLERIRLACDSLPWAVELRHRSWDHPETFEWLTTHQINWCAIDQPRASRQVLKLIPRVTGKIAYLRFHGRNSREWFAADTNRDRRYDYLYSGAEVAEFAGCVESLAKPAEQLVAIQNNHFRGQALVNALQLLHVLTGERPPAPQELVHHYPALEDQVTVRRDTLF, via the coding sequence GTGAGCCGGAGCGTACGGATCGGTCTCGCAGGATGGGACTATCCGGACTGGTCTGGTGTCGTCTATCCGGCAAGGAGTTCGTCCCGCTTCGACCGACTCGAATGGATCAGCCGGTTCGTCGATGTGATCGAGGTCAACGCGAGCTTCTACCGACACGTCGCGGCGTCGACCAGTCGGTCGTGGGCGACCCGCGTCGCGGATCGACCGGACTTTCGTTTTACCGCCAAGTCTCACCGCGACTGGACGCACGGCCACGAGGACCTGGTCGAGAGTGCCGTCTCCGAGACGCTCCGAGGTCTCGAGCCCCTCTCGACGGCCGGGAGGCTGCTCTGCATCCTCGTGCAGTTCCCCCAACGGTTTCACAGAACCGAAGAGAATCGACGGCGCCTCGAGCGGATCCGACTCGCGTGCGACTCGCTCCCCTGGGCCGTCGAACTACGGCATCGGTCCTGGGATCACCCCGAGACGTTCGAGTGGCTTACGACGCACCAGATCAATTGGTGCGCCATCGACCAGCCACGCGCGTCGCGTCAGGTGCTGAAACTGATACCGAGAGTCACCGGGAAGATCGCCTACCTGCGGTTCCACGGCCGAAACAGCCGCGAGTGGTTCGCCGCCGACACGAATCGCGACCGGCGATACGACTATCTGTACTCCGGTGCCGAGGTTGCGGAGTTCGCGGGGTGCGTGGAGAGCCTCGCGAAGCCGGCCGAACAGCTCGTTGCGATCCAGAACAATCACTTTCGAGGACAGGCACTCGTCAATGCACTCCAATTGCTCCACGTTTTGACGGGGGAGCGCCCACCCGCACCGCAGGAACTCGTCCATCACTACCCCGCGTTGGAGGATCAGGTGACGGTGCGGCGGGACACACTCTTCTAG
- a CDS encoding saccharopine dehydrogenase NADP-binding domain-containing protein, with protein MSQAVRVVVLGAGRVGGLIALDLAGDDGLQVTVCDRDPQALQRVAGPRVRTEVTDLADSAAVKQRVESADVVVGAVPGALGHVLQSAAIEAGTPLVDISFVPEDSSRLNDLAAQRNVPVVVDCGVAPGLSNWFVGRSAAEMDDVLDVEIMVGGLPVTRRWPFEYQSVFSPTDVVEEYTRPCRMRRGGVDIVVPPLTEIENVEFERVGTLEAFLTDGLRSLLETIPSPTMCEKTLRYPGHADRMAMLSHTGFFDESPIEIDGVMVRPRSLTENLMFSRWEPRPGDEEFTVMRVVVRGRSAGEERTERWDLYDRTDRETGATSMARTTGFPCAIVTRMVADGSWKTAGITPPEILGARADLTERMLAELRGRGVEIHHEIQSTPLRS; from the coding sequence GTGAGTCAAGCGGTTCGCGTGGTCGTTCTGGGCGCGGGTCGGGTCGGTGGCCTGATCGCACTCGATCTCGCCGGCGACGACGGGCTTCAGGTCACGGTCTGTGATCGCGACCCGCAGGCGCTTCAGAGAGTCGCGGGTCCGCGCGTTCGCACCGAGGTCACCGACCTTGCCGACTCGGCGGCGGTCAAGCAGCGGGTCGAATCGGCAGACGTGGTCGTGGGCGCGGTCCCGGGGGCTCTGGGCCATGTGCTGCAGAGCGCGGCCATCGAGGCGGGGACGCCGCTGGTCGACATCTCATTCGTCCCGGAAGATTCGAGTCGGTTGAACGACCTCGCCGCGCAGCGCAACGTCCCCGTTGTCGTGGATTGCGGTGTCGCACCCGGCCTGTCGAACTGGTTCGTCGGACGTTCGGCGGCGGAAATGGACGACGTCCTGGATGTTGAGATCATGGTCGGAGGGTTGCCGGTCACTCGACGCTGGCCGTTCGAATACCAGTCGGTGTTCTCGCCGACAGATGTCGTCGAGGAGTACACGCGGCCGTGCCGGATGCGTCGCGGAGGCGTGGATATCGTCGTCCCACCGCTCACCGAGATCGAGAACGTCGAATTTGAACGGGTCGGCACACTCGAGGCGTTTCTCACCGACGGGCTGCGCTCGCTGCTCGAGACGATCCCTTCGCCGACGATGTGCGAGAAGACGCTCCGCTATCCCGGTCATGCCGACCGGATGGCGATGTTGAGTCATACCGGATTCTTCGACGAGTCACCGATCGAGATTGATGGGGTCATGGTCCGGCCCCGTTCCCTGACGGAGAACCTGATGTTCTCGCGATGGGAGCCGCGACCGGGGGACGAGGAGTTTACCGTGATGCGGGTCGTGGTTCGGGGTAGATCGGCCGGCGAGGAACGGACCGAGCGATGGGATCTCTACGACCGAACCGACCGGGAAACCGGTGCCACGTCGATGGCCCGAACCACGGGGTTCCCATGCGCTATCGTGACGCGAATGGTTGCGGATGGTTCATGGAAAACGGCCGGCATTACTCCGCCGGAGATCCTGGGCGCACGCGCGGACCTGACCGAACGCATGTTGGCGGAACTACGGGGGCGAGGCGTCGAGATCCATCACGAGATCCAATCGACGCCGCTACGATCCTAG
- the bamD gene encoding outer membrane protein assembly factor BamD: MAGVDVLKLRLGRVVGLGVVGLLVATGALVGCGKKDPRMNEFLDAQERYDLGRQLIAEGELSPAIKVLSRVDSYDSPNRKEIEPLLRLALADATFYKGSSLAWIDARSLYQDFVTLYGDHDLAPYAQLQTGICVLLQIVHPSRDQSETFQAIADFRQVETRWPSSLYAGAARTMRIKAESNLAEHDLLVGRFYEKRGAHIAASGRFRRALTEYPNYYDLETVYFLLGQSLLPGNTEEGKIYLSKVLADFPSSRYAGQIRKMLSDASERKSRTPDAAAAP; the protein is encoded by the coding sequence ATGGCGGGAGTTGACGTCTTGAAGTTGCGGCTTGGCCGGGTTGTGGGTCTTGGTGTGGTTGGTCTACTCGTCGCCACGGGTGCGCTCGTCGGTTGCGGGAAGAAGGACCCGCGGATGAACGAGTTCCTCGATGCCCAGGAGCGTTACGACCTTGGCAGACAGCTGATCGCCGAAGGTGAGTTGTCGCCCGCGATCAAGGTGCTGAGCCGCGTGGACTCTTACGACTCACCGAATCGTAAGGAGATCGAGCCACTCCTCCGTCTTGCTCTTGCCGATGCCACGTTCTACAAGGGCAGTTCGCTGGCCTGGATCGATGCCCGCTCGCTGTACCAGGACTTCGTGACGCTTTACGGGGATCACGACCTCGCGCCGTACGCCCAGCTGCAGACCGGGATCTGCGTGTTGCTCCAGATCGTTCACCCGTCGAGAGACCAGAGCGAGACCTTCCAGGCCATCGCGGACTTTCGCCAGGTCGAGACGCGTTGGCCGAGTTCGCTTTACGCAGGTGCCGCACGGACCATGCGGATCAAGGCCGAGTCAAACCTCGCCGAACATGACCTGCTCGTCGGTAGGTTTTACGAAAAACGGGGCGCGCATATCGCGGCTTCCGGTCGCTTCCGGCGAGCGTTGACCGAGTATCCGAACTACTACGACCTGGAAACGGTCTACTTCCTCCTCGGGCAATCGTTGCTGCCGGGCAACACGGAGGAAGGCAAGATCTACCTCAGCAAGGTTCTGGCCGATTTTCCCAGCAGCCGCTACGCCGGTCAGATCCGCAAGATGCTCAGCGACGCGTCCGAGCGGAAATCACGCACGCCGGACGCTGCGGCGGCACCGTGA
- a CDS encoding acyl-CoA thioesterase, with translation MNRPADVGPLLGRVETRVRYPETDRMGVAYHGHYLVWFELGRTEWMREIGFPYGELEDEGVYFPVTRAEVRYRRSARYDERLVVETRLVSVGASRVRFEYQIDGQDGRMVATGATEHGAVGPEGRPRRLPANLRERLQHGGS, from the coding sequence TTGAACAGACCTGCTGACGTCGGTCCGCTGCTTGGCCGTGTAGAGACGCGGGTGCGCTACCCCGAGACCGACCGGATGGGTGTGGCCTATCACGGTCATTACCTGGTCTGGTTTGAATTGGGCCGAACGGAATGGATGCGCGAAATCGGGTTTCCCTACGGAGAACTAGAGGACGAGGGTGTCTATTTCCCCGTCACCCGAGCAGAGGTGCGCTATAGGCGTTCTGCGCGCTACGATGAGCGACTCGTCGTCGAGACCCGTCTCGTGAGCGTCGGCGCATCGCGAGTCCGTTTCGAGTATCAGATCGATGGGCAGGATGGTCGGATGGTGGCGACCGGCGCCACCGAACACGGAGCGGTTGGACCCGAGGGGCGACCGCGTCGTTTGCCGGCCAATCTTCGGGAGCGATTACAGCATGGCGGGAGTTGA
- the rpe gene encoding ribulose-phosphate 3-epimerase, giving the protein MAAILAPSILSADFARLGEQVRAVEAGGAGIIHVDVMDGHFVPNITIGPLIAEAVRRSTELPVDCHLMIAEPDRYLEAFREAGADMISVHQETVPHLHRTLARIRELGARAGVVLNPATPLSVLEEVLDQTDFVLLMSVNPGFGGQTLIPGVLDKARRLRRTLVERGLDVRIEIDGGVTEDNLQQVTESGVDMIVAGSAVFGGGEPTETTARMVRRLAEFANLEQTC; this is encoded by the coding sequence GTGGCGGCCATCCTTGCACCTTCCATCCTGTCTGCCGACTTCGCCCGACTCGGTGAACAGGTCCGGGCTGTCGAGGCGGGTGGCGCAGGGATCATCCATGTCGACGTGATGGATGGGCACTTCGTCCCCAACATCACCATCGGACCCCTCATCGCCGAGGCCGTCCGCCGTAGCACCGAGTTGCCGGTGGATTGTCACCTGATGATTGCGGAGCCGGACCGCTATCTCGAGGCATTCCGGGAGGCCGGCGCCGACATGATCTCGGTGCACCAGGAGACCGTGCCCCATCTCCATCGGACCCTGGCCAGAATCAGAGAGCTTGGCGCGCGCGCCGGTGTGGTCCTCAACCCCGCCACGCCGCTTTCCGTGCTGGAAGAGGTCCTGGACCAGACCGATTTCGTCCTGCTGATGTCGGTCAATCCCGGATTCGGCGGGCAGACGTTGATTCCAGGCGTGCTCGATAAGGCGCGTCGTCTTCGTCGGACCCTCGTCGAGCGCGGGCTGGATGTTCGTATCGAGATCGATGGCGGGGTGACCGAGGACAATCTTCAGCAGGTGACCGAGTCGGGAGTCGACATGATCGTTGCCGGGTCCGCGGTCTTCGGTGGCGGGGAGCCAACGGAGACGACGGCACGGATGGTGCGGCGTCTGGCGGAGTTTGCGAACCTTGAACAGACCTGCTGA
- a CDS encoding PASTA domain-containing protein yields MKIRVRMPTLPPMRRVLAAAAWGIATATLMGIAFVMAFFYSMRGDQRATETRVPDLRGLTLEAAGEMAGSVSLITEVVDQRHDPAVASGRILQQVPPPDSSVRRGRRIKLIVSLGGQVLEVPDLTHETSRTMTIELRRQGLVAGDEVRVFSSKVETGRIISQVPPPLSPAVPNTRIHRLVSSGSRPIVWVMPDLTGESQATASRWLDAAGFRRGAVRRVTMSGLEPGTVIGQSPLSGHPIRARDIVELTIVH; encoded by the coding sequence TTGAAGATACGAGTCCGAATGCCGACCCTGCCGCCCATGCGACGCGTCCTTGCCGCCGCGGCCTGGGGAATTGCAACCGCGACCCTCATGGGGATCGCATTCGTCATGGCGTTCTTCTACTCCATGCGTGGCGACCAACGTGCGACCGAGACTCGGGTGCCGGACCTGCGCGGACTGACACTCGAGGCGGCAGGGGAGATGGCAGGATCCGTCTCGTTGATCACCGAGGTGGTCGACCAACGCCACGATCCCGCCGTCGCCAGTGGTCGGATCCTGCAGCAGGTGCCTCCGCCGGATTCATCCGTGCGGCGGGGACGCCGGATCAAGCTGATCGTCAGCCTCGGGGGGCAGGTGCTCGAGGTGCCGGATCTCACTCACGAGACGTCTCGAACGATGACGATCGAGTTGCGTCGTCAGGGGTTGGTGGCCGGCGACGAGGTGCGTGTGTTTTCTTCGAAGGTTGAAACCGGCAGGATCATCAGTCAGGTTCCACCGCCCCTATCGCCGGCCGTTCCCAACACACGCATCCATCGCCTGGTCTCCAGTGGTTCGCGCCCCATCGTCTGGGTGATGCCGGATCTTACGGGCGAGTCCCAGGCCACGGCCTCACGCTGGCTCGATGCCGCCGGGTTTAGGCGGGGGGCCGTCCGCCGGGTTACGATGTCCGGGCTCGAACCCGGGACAGTCATCGGGCAGTCGCCTCTCTCGGGGCATCCCATCCGAGCACGAGACATCGTCGAACTGACTATCGTTCACTGA
- the rsmB gene encoding 16S rRNA (cytosine(967)-C(5))-methyltransferase RsmB: protein MNPRPADVVTARELAVATLERVERAGAHAQPLLDRASDRLNDPRDVSLMHALVMGVLRQRRLLDHVIEGASSRPLGQMGRDLPIPLRLATFELLFLDRVPEFATVDAAVEGIRRRGGGPATGFVNAILRTIARQKDTLLPDDDAALALRYSYPDWWVERLLKTRDAESIEAMLRLGNEPPPLTVHVNTTRISVDRFVADRTTEGVAACRGEFADTAVHISEGLRSVTAPLAGGDCWVQDEAAQLVVSLLSPCSQARVLDLCAAPGGKTLQLAARYDNGSTVVAADRYWRRLRKVQQNLARCGLEAPLTAALDGCAEPWALQGRFDRVVVDAPCSGTGTLRRHPEIRWRLTEADLRRYRERQVRLLTRACERLAPGGEVVFSTCSIEREEGPDVIETVLADRDDIVVASAAERVSGRAREFVTPEGYLVTDPAVGVDGFFAAVLHRR, encoded by the coding sequence TTGAATCCGCGACCGGCTGACGTCGTGACGGCGCGGGAGCTGGCGGTCGCCACCCTCGAGCGCGTCGAACGGGCGGGGGCCCATGCCCAACCTCTCCTCGACCGAGCGTCGGACCGCCTGAACGATCCACGTGACGTCAGTCTGATGCATGCACTGGTGATGGGTGTCCTGCGACAACGTCGTCTGCTGGATCATGTCATCGAAGGTGCCTCCAGCCGGCCACTGGGTCAGATGGGCCGCGATCTGCCGATTCCGCTGCGCCTCGCGACCTTCGAGTTGCTGTTCCTGGATCGTGTCCCCGAGTTCGCGACGGTCGATGCCGCCGTCGAGGGGATCCGTCGCCGGGGAGGTGGCCCGGCGACCGGTTTCGTTAACGCCATCCTGCGCACCATCGCTCGACAGAAAGATACGCTGCTGCCTGACGACGACGCGGCCCTGGCCCTTCGTTATTCCTATCCGGACTGGTGGGTCGAGCGTCTTCTGAAAACGCGCGACGCGGAGTCCATCGAGGCGATGCTTCGTCTCGGCAACGAGCCGCCCCCTCTCACCGTGCACGTCAACACGACGAGGATCTCCGTCGACCGATTCGTCGCCGACCGAACCACTGAGGGCGTGGCCGCCTGTCGCGGCGAATTTGCGGACACGGCGGTCCACATCTCCGAGGGACTCCGCAGCGTCACCGCCCCCCTTGCCGGCGGGGATTGCTGGGTCCAGGACGAGGCGGCCCAGCTGGTGGTCTCGCTCCTGTCGCCCTGCTCGCAGGCGAGGGTTCTGGATCTCTGCGCCGCCCCCGGGGGGAAGACCCTCCAACTCGCCGCGCGATACGACAACGGTTCGACCGTCGTGGCGGCCGATCGGTACTGGAGGCGGCTCCGAAAAGTTCAACAGAACCTGGCTCGATGTGGACTCGAGGCGCCGCTGACCGCCGCGCTTGACGGATGCGCCGAGCCCTGGGCTCTGCAGGGTCGATTCGATCGAGTCGTGGTCGATGCGCCGTGCAGTGGGACCGGGACCTTGCGGCGCCACCCGGAGATCCGCTGGCGCCTGACGGAAGCCGACCTCCGTCGTTATCGCGAACGGCAGGTCAGGCTCCTGACACGCGCCTGTGAGCGACTGGCGCCAGGTGGCGAGGTGGTCTTCTCTACCTGTTCCATCGAACGGGAGGAGGGGCCGGACGTCATCGAGACCGTGCTGGCAGACCGTGACGACATCGTCGTGGCCTCGGCCGCCGAGCGCGTATCGGGTCGCGCGAGGGAGTTCGTGACCCCCGAGGGTTACCTGGTCACCGATCCGGCCGTCGGTGTCGACGGATTCTTTGCAGCGGTGCTCCATCGGCGTTAG
- the fmt gene encoding methionyl-tRNA formyltransferase, translating into MKLVFFGTPASAVPTLQAIVRAGHSLEFVVTRPDRPIGRSGRAQPTPVKRAAIDLGVEVLQPSSLREPAFRQRIVESSPDALVVVAYGRMLGRSLREDWPFGSINVHFSLLPRYRGAAPVQWALANGETETGVSTMRLSRAMDEGDVYLTRTVPILVGEHAPSLQERLSVHGAELLVDTLAGLTSGSLDATPQDHSRASYAPILRREDGHVDPAGQAGELVGKVRGFDPWPGVWLMRGGRRIRLVEAELYGGPPIEGSPAGTLARVGDSVVLVCGQGAAILTAVQPEGKRAMPIQDALNGRQLAIGDQLESATG; encoded by the coding sequence TTGAAGCTGGTCTTCTTCGGCACGCCGGCGTCGGCGGTCCCGACGTTGCAGGCGATCGTCCGCGCGGGGCACTCCCTGGAGTTTGTCGTCACCCGACCCGACCGACCGATCGGCCGCTCCGGGCGAGCTCAACCCACACCGGTGAAACGAGCGGCGATCGATCTGGGGGTCGAGGTCCTGCAGCCGTCCTCCCTTCGCGAGCCGGCTTTCAGGCAGCGGATCGTCGAATCCTCTCCCGACGCCCTCGTCGTCGTGGCCTACGGACGCATGCTCGGACGGTCTCTGCGTGAGGATTGGCCGTTCGGCTCGATCAATGTCCACTTCTCGCTGTTGCCCCGATATCGAGGAGCCGCTCCCGTGCAGTGGGCACTTGCCAACGGTGAGACCGAGACAGGCGTCAGCACCATGCGCCTGAGTCGCGCCATGGATGAGGGCGATGTCTACCTGACCCGGACCGTTCCCATCCTGGTCGGAGAACACGCACCGTCGCTGCAGGAGCGGTTGTCCGTGCACGGCGCGGAACTCCTGGTCGACACGTTGGCCGGACTCACGTCCGGTTCGCTCGACGCAACACCCCAGGATCATAGCCGGGCAAGCTATGCTCCGATCTTGCGACGCGAAGATGGACATGTGGACCCCGCGGGCCAGGCCGGCGAATTAGTGGGCAAGGTGCGAGGCTTCGATCCCTGGCCGGGTGTCTGGCTGATGCGAGGGGGGCGAAGGATCCGGTTGGTGGAGGCCGAGCTCTACGGCGGCCCGCCGATTGAGGGGTCACCCGCGGGAACGCTGGCCCGGGTGGGGGACTCGGTCGTGTTGGTGTGTGGTCAGGGGGCTGCGATCCTCACCGCCGTGCAGCCTGAGGGGAAGCGAGCGATGCCGATCCAGGATGCTCTGAACGGCCGACAACTTGCCATCGGGGATCAACTTGAATCCGCGACCGGCTGA
- the def gene encoding peptide deformylase, producing the protein MAILPIVLYPEPILLKPTVPVDGVDDDLRQLIRDMAETMNAAPGIGLAANQVGDNRRVCVVDLSAGEEEGQLFVFVNPKILDADGTQLGEEGCLSFPDITFDVQRAERVVVEALNFDGEPFTLEAEGMFARVILHECEHLSGKTFLSNLSSLKRNLIKKKIKKRIEADDWHPADPS; encoded by the coding sequence ATGGCCATCCTACCAATCGTTCTCTACCCCGAACCGATCCTCCTCAAGCCGACCGTCCCGGTCGACGGGGTCGATGACGACCTCCGACAGTTGATCCGAGATATGGCCGAGACGATGAACGCGGCCCCCGGGATCGGTCTCGCGGCCAATCAGGTCGGAGACAATCGCCGGGTCTGCGTCGTCGATCTCAGTGCCGGGGAGGAGGAAGGACAGCTGTTCGTCTTCGTCAATCCGAAGATCCTCGATGCCGACGGAACACAGCTGGGCGAGGAGGGCTGTCTCTCGTTTCCCGACATTACATTCGATGTCCAACGGGCGGAGCGAGTTGTCGTCGAGGCCCTCAATTTCGATGGTGAGCCGTTCACTCTAGAAGCCGAGGGTATGTTTGCCCGGGTGATCCTCCACGAATGTGAGCACTTGTCGGGCAAGACGTTTCTGTCCAACCTATCGTCCCTCAAACGAAACCTGATCAAGAAGAAAATCAAGAAGCGGATCGAAGCGGACGACTGGCACCCAGCGGATCCCTCTTGA